The Girardinichthys multiradiatus isolate DD_20200921_A chromosome 7, DD_fGirMul_XY1, whole genome shotgun sequence region AGCTGTCTTGCTACCATGCTGTATAACGCCCTCAACGGGCAtgatgctacatgcatgctcagtatgagggattgctgcaaagtcaacgccagtgactgtccactgtctctacatgctcatccaggaggagtgaatgctccaagtcactgactggatgcaatctgctgggtttccttaaatagaaaaaccttttatccaatttgaataaaaaactaactccgactgaactgttcaatggttacgattaattggaatgtatgaacctgactgttgtgaagagccttgagacgacatgtgttgtgaattggtgctatataaataaaactgaattgaattgagtaaTGCTCGGTTTCCAAAACTTGTGGAAACACGGTGCTCAACAGAACACCAAAGTTTAAAGGCATACGAACCGATCTGGTTCAAGAACAGCCGGGGGATGACCAGTGGTGGTTTTTaaagctctgactccagctgcagtccacacctTGTGGAACACCCTGCATTTATCCCTGAAGCTTGTACACCTTTTTTCAaccacacttttccttccactaaactttccattaattatGGATGCAGCATTCTGTGTACAGCCGGTTTCTGTAGCAATGACTTTTGAGTTTCACCTTTTGCAGAGaactactgaaataaatgacctTTTAGATGACGTTGTAATTGGTTGATACACACACAGCATGACCTGCTGGTAGCAAAAATAAATTTACCTATGGATATGGAGGCAAATATTTCAGGAGGATGGAAGAAAAGGTTTGGAAATATCCCGCTTTCTCATTCACGCACACAACAGCATGCAGTGGATTGGAGCATAAAACCAGTTGCAGAATAAAACAAGGTTGTAAAGATCCATTACGGGTTCTGATCCAAAAGGATAAAAAATCATGCGTACATTAACACATTGTTGTAATCTGTAAATGACGGGATGTGCTGTTCTTTACGTGCAAACGCGTTTTGAATCATTAAAACTGGTCACTGATGATCCTAACAAAAAGAAGATGTTAAAAAATCGACTTGTAACATCCGGAGTGTGAGAGTTAAATTCTTGTTAAAGTCTTAGATGTAGGATTCCAGCCTTTTGCTGATGTCTGCTGTGCAGTCAGAAGAACTACAAGTTGATAAACTGTCTTTCAAATGCatcttttgtcattttaaatataaaactacCAAGACATTAGCTAAGACATAGTACAAGtcaaaacaaatgaataaaaaagaaaaagaaaatacagcagTGGACTAATTAAAGCAAGAagggactgggctcccggtgtcatgtgactatatagacccacgtgagccaccggtaggtcacatgtgaccatgttgttattaatttctcgatctgcgcatgcgcaagaaggatcattcagtgcttgaagcaccgcctctggcggtcagtagggatgaaatagaacaagTACAGTAAGGTGAATATGTCAACCAAACTTAACTGTTAAACTGGGTGTGATTAAGACAGGAGTATGTAGTTTCTGTCAAAGATCAGGGATCTTCTGGTTGTCTGTCCTCTCAGTGAACTGATTGGGTCAAATGTCTTAAACTCTAGTGGCTGAACATTTTGATgataaaatatgcataaaacgCCACCGTACGCTGAGACTCACAACGCGTTTGCACgtaaaaaacaacacatgccGTTATTTACAAATTACAGCAACGCGTTAATATACGGGTGATTTTTGACCCTTTTGCTAGCCATACACTTGCATTCAATCCCGCAGCGTTTTTACGTGCGGAAATACGCGCAGGGGGTGCAGATTAAACCCTAAACAGGAGGGTGGCCCAGAAAAAGGGTAGAAATCAGTGAGAACAGGTGGGAAATCACTGATGGGTCACAGCTGTACAGGAGCCGAAAGGGTTCATTATTTCTGATGACACCGAGGCTGGTTAAAGTCCTTCTAACGGCAGTGAGAtttattatctttatttttatggcaaaataattaaaagggtaAGCAAAGCAGGACTTTAGCAAGAAATCATTTAACATATGATCAAATAACATAAAACCATTAAGTGATTTTAACTTCATGCGCAAAGTAGCAGCAACCTGAACACCGGTAGCACCCCCCACATCTGCACATTTCTGTTCAAATCCACGTAAAAAGAAACGAATGTAAAGCAGTGTTTTTCTATTCTAAATAAAGCTATGTATTATTAAGTCAAACTGCCTCTTACCTTGTGGCTGCCGCCTTTTATTAATAAGGTCCAAAGAAGAGAAATCAGAGCAGGAACCAGAGTTCAGCTGAATGACGAAGAGTCGGAGGAGCAGCTTTTATTCTGCGGAAACTCCCTGTTCATTGTGTGATTCTTGGGAAATGTCTCAGCAAGAAACGAAAAGTTTGTCAGCAGTTTTCCGCCTTCAGCAGGCGGTACTTTTCATATTAAAGGTTTTCTATATTCAAAGAAAAATGCAGCTTTAGAAAGATGCTCTCAGCTTGTTTAAAACACAGACAACTTTACATCAAATACTGTTAATCACAGCTTCTAGCTTTTATTTATAGCCTAAATTAACCTTtcatttctttatctttttgttGCACGGCGATAACGACCAGAGTTTCAGTATTAATCTTTCTGTTTCTCACATAATTAGAAAATTgtcaaaaagttatttttgagTCAGTAATTCAgcttaaaaagtgaaacattacagATTTTTCCAAACAGGATGTGCTTTCAagggtttatttctgttattctgATCATTACAGACAGAATATTATATCAGACCagttaaaatgatttataaCACAGATATTTTATGTTATGGTCTACACCATCATGGGGAAGTCTGCTGGCTGAATGCTGACCAGCAGATAGTTTCTGACACCCTGATGAGCACAAATGATAAAGCTAAATAAGCTCACTGTTCACAGAGTGCAGTTTCCAAGCATATTATTGGaacgttgagtggaaggaaagtgTGTGGTACAGGTGCACAAACAACTGGGATAAGTGAGGTTTGGAAAAGATTCTCCAAGCGTGGTCTACAGCTGGAATCAGAGCATCAAGATCCATCACATACAGATGTGTCCAGGACATGGGCCACACCTGTCACATTCCTTCTCCTAGACCACTTCTTCACCAGACACAATGTGAGAAACATCTTACCTGGGCCAAGGGGAAATAGAACTGGgcatcagaatgaggaagacAGGTGTATTTAAGTGACCTTAAATGGATGCTGGTACCATATGGTCTGGTCTAAACACAACATGCTGacctactgggattttcaccaAGGACCATCTCACATGTTTACAGAGGATGgtctgaaacaaataaaatatccagtgagcagcatcTGAGTGGAGGAAAACATCTTGTTGACCTCAGAGGATGATGGATCGACCGGTTCCACATGATAGAAATGCAAAAGCAGAACACCATTTCTGAAGGCACAAGTTGTTGAACCTTGAAGTAGATGGACCACAGCAGCAGATGACCACACCTGCTTCCACTTCTgacagctaagaacaggaaactgaggctgcaATTCACACTGACTCCCCAGAACTGGACCAGAAcaagttggaaaaatgttgcctggttgAACAGtttcaacagttcaggctggtggtggtggtgtcatCGTTAGTGGACACATCTTCTGATGGCTGCTTGCAATGAGTTCACTGAGCTTCAGTAGTCACCACAGgcaccagatctcagtccaacAGAACGTCTCTAGGATGTGATGGAATTGGAGATTTCCATCATGGAATTTGAACCAACAACTCTTCAATGGAAAgccatcatgtcaatatggaccaaaacctCAGAGGAATGTTTCTGAAACCCAACTGAATTGATGCCATGGAGAATTAAAGCAGTTCTGAAGGGGAAATGGGGTCAAAACTCCAACTAGCATGGTGCACCTAATAAattggccagtgagtgtatgctGACATTGTGCACAATTAGACTCTCTGTAAGCAGCAGCCTATCAcagtttcttcctgtttctttAGTGGagtcaataaaacataaaagagtTTAACAGAAAATAAGATTTTAGTTTAGAGGAGATGGTTTCCAAAGAGCCTTTAGCTGAATTGTGGATCTCTCAGCTTCTTCTTCAGGTCTTCTGCAGGATTGTTCCGTTTCTTAAAGACGACTTTTAAATACTCCTCATCTGTTGTGAATTTATGGCTTGTTTTTGCTTGTCTTGTCCTCCACCAGATctgttattttcatattttattgacTCACTCACATAGTGGACTTTCGCCAACTTATTGGCTAGTACCGCTTTGGGAATCACATTGTTGGAGCtaaaacacaatattttctcCCTGTCAATCTGTGGAATCTTTGGGATTTTCCCAGATTCAGCttaaaaaatggaacaaactGTGTATTTATGACAGGCTACTGGTAACAAAGGGCCAAAAGATCCAGTTAAAAGCTGAATCAGTAAGAGTCAGTGGTGTAACAATCATAAATCTGGACTGAAATTAATGAAATGCCCAGaaaaccttcagaaagcctgggGACTGCTGATCAAGACCACTATTAGGAAAACAGCTAAAAATAAGGTCTGGATTAAGACTTATGCAGAGAGGAATGACTCGTATCTTCCGGCTTCAGGTGGATGGGGACTTCCTTTTTGATCCTACAAGGGAACAGCATTCACAGCACAGCAGGTATGGCTGGTTCCAGCTGAATGCATGAACACAACAACAAGGTCTCACCGAGAATCACGTGATTCCCCAGAAAGCATGACAAGCGTTTACAAGCAGAGTGTGTCACATCACCACGTTTCCTCTCCAGCTGCTACCAAAATAAAAGCTCCAAACTGAGCATTCTGAGAGTGCAGTACTTGTTAATGGCCAGCAGGGGCGCAGGTGTGCGTGAGATGATGTGCCACTACAACACAATAAACAGGCTTCCAGAAATGAgtgaatttatttaataaaaaacgaCTTTTTACAGAGAAATTCAGTAATCTGAAGAAGAGCTTGGAGCTCAAACAGcaacaactttaaataaatcaattaaacagtttttattttcttttaaattgaaaaaacattaaaaattaatatataTGAAGAGACAGTACGTGTGGAAACATCCTGGTTTTAAGTGTTCATCTCACTTCACTCTGAGTATGGAGAGCTCATctgtaaacagaaagaaaacaaggcAAACTTATTCAAAGAATATTacaagaaaatatataataaaacgtCTCAAGTCAACTGAAGAAACAGTAAAATGctcattttaaacaatatataAGAGCTgataaaagaaactaataattCATCTTTACTTGAAATTTGCAGAAACCAGCAATGTTTCtagtcctgatttaaaggagccaacagtttctgcacatctcaggttttcaggcgGTTTGTTCCACAGCTGTGTGGAAACTAAATGCTGACTCcctttgtttagttctggtcctgggAACACTGAATGAGCAGGACCAGATCACCTCAGGGGTTTCGTACAAACACAAATAGGATTAAAACCTAACACCCATGGATCATGACATATATGCCCAATGGGGGCCAGCGGGGTGGCCCCCATTGGGCCCCCATTGGGCGCCCCCCCCCCGGTCCCCCTACTTTGGATAAAATCTTGGTTAGTCGGGTGGATTCTGTGAGGCAGGGAAACTTACGGTGTCGACGTCAAAGCACAGGTGCTCACTGAGCATATCAAACTCCCCGGGAGTCATCGGGGGCTCTGGAGACGGACAGGAGCGAGGCGTGGAGCTGGCTTCAGACCTGGAACAACAGGTACAAGACAGAGAGAGCGATTTAACTCTAAATTTTACAGACTGAATAGAAAAAACAAGGTTTCTCCACCATCTGTTACCAAGATTACTTCATTTATTGAGATATATTGAAAAATTATGTGAAAGCATTGTGTGTCTGCATGCTCTTCAGCAATCAGAAAAAGCTTTAGGAATTTCTGCAGCCTGCAGCTAATGTGAACTACAATGTCTCTTTTTCTGtcagtgtttaattagttagCTCAAAAAGTCAAAAACATTCTCATGATTTTTGTGGATGTGCTGCAGAGAAGCAGAATATGTTCTCAGTTGAGTGACTCTGTTCAAGGGTCCTTCACCCTTTCACTTCATTACATCTGAAGAGAAAATCAAGGTGCTGTGATGGGGATCCTCACAGGCAACTTCCTGTTTCTGTGGAGAACTCACCGCAGTTCTGAGATGGGGATCAGGGTTGATGGGATGTAGGGATGCACTGAGGATTCAACACACAGAGGACATAGATTAGTGCCAAGATTCAGGctcaaatgaaaacattaaaagcttGTTTATAGGGATGCACGATATTCCTGCATCGGTATCGGCTGATGTTAGTCGTTTCTTAACATATCGGTATCGGTCCCATAAGTAAAACTGAACCGATATTAATAACTGATGTTaatttccatcttgttgctgtttgtgtttctggaggGGGAGAAGCTTGGTTATGTGGTatctgtttggtcatgtgacagtgatggTGTTGCAGCGCAGGATTGTGGGTAGTTTACCTGAAGCCGAGAAGCACTGTCAGCAGTGTGGTCGATTTTTCACTGTGTTGAAATGGTTGGGAAATATATATGATATCAGTAAATATCAATTATCAGCTATATTAATATTAGATATTGATATCAGCCCAAATTTTCATATCGGTGAATCCCTAGTTGTTAAGTTTTTAAAAAGGGTTGTGTGAAGTACTTCTGAAAAGTTCTGCCTAAAGTAGAACACAGTTTCCTAGTTTGGAAAATAATGGAGGCAAATTAGCCAAGCAGGGATTTACCTCCAACTAGTCTGTAAGCGTCCTAggataatattctcttaaaaacaatcaaagaaCCTTTAAATGACACCAGGTTCATGCATGGTTTATGCAAGCGGAATTTCTGGAATCATTTAATTCTCCTAGTTTACATTAAACCTGGAAAATTCTGTGATGCAAAAACACCGAAACATTAAATATTAGTCAATACCATTAAATGTTTAACAACCGACTTTGACGGATGTTCCGCCTTTTTATTGTGTAGAATAAATGGCCCTTTTTATTTAGCCAAAAGTCACATTTGttccaataaaaatgtttgtatttttcccccaaattaaacaaaaaagtttaatcCTGAAATTCAGAcataaattgtttaaatttgcGTTGAGCTTAGATGACATACCAGTTGATTGTTGGTATTTAGGTGCTTTAAAACCTCAACTATCACACAATTTGgttgatttaaaaatgtctgcTAAATCATGCATGTCTTGTCAGACCAAAACTATAAAAATGAATACTGGTTAACCTTAAAACACCGAGCTGTGACTAGCTCAGCCACTCTGGCAATGATAAAGCGTCTAAGTCCCACTTTGATTGACAAATATACTTACAGGGACAGTAAAGCAGTGACAATGATACACTTCAAAGCGTCTtgggacggacggacagacagatgaAGCCCTGTTCTGAGCATCAGTTTGCTTGACTTGTAGGAAGCCTGATTCTCCAAACTGAAACCGCTCAGACCACTGTCTACCGCTGGTAAAACACTAATTACTCAAATGTACTCTACATAATCCCAATCAAGACAAAACTTTATGAACACAAACTTTACTGTCTTGCCTTTGCTAGGCTGACTGTTGTAGAGTCGTCCGAAGGCCTCGTCTTTGGGGATGTCGGGATACAGGAATTTGAGCGGGTTTTCGGGAACGCCCCCATTTGAAATCACCTTGTAGTCTCGTATGATGTCAGCAAATGGCAGAGCACTCAGGCGATTTTTAGTGTATGGCTCCACAGAGTTGAACTTTACATCTCCTGTTGTGGAAAGTAACCGTTACTAAGACACAAGAAcaagaaaacggtctgccagaCAATGATAAGCTGGACCATGTCACAGGAAACCGctgaaataaaaagcatttttagacCGTAAATCACTGAGATGTTGTCTGTTTCTCAGGCTTTTCATTGGACATTGGCAGCTTTATCACTCAGTCCTGATACCTGACAGAATACCTCATAGAAAAATTCACAGAGCAAAATAAGCAAATtatcaaacaaaaatgaatttaCATTGACTGGACTGAAAAGCAACCAAGGTCCAAAAACAACCACCCTAAAAAGCTGGAGGACAGTTAACTAAggccaataaaagaaaattgttggATACTTAAAATTTAAGAATATCAGTAATAAAAAAGACTTTGCACAACacttttgtgtatttttcatAGTTAAGCAGTGAAAACCAGTTATTTAGTGAACTCTGTTTTGTATTGAGCCTCAGAGCTCACCATTGTCACTGTGCTCCACCCAGGTGAAGGTGATTCCTCCCAGGTGACTCTCACTGAAGCGTAACAGGAAGGTACCCGGCTCCCGGTCCTTCAGCAGAGCGCGCTCCATCTCTTTACTCACAAAGCCCATGATGTAGCTGCACAGAGGATGGCAGTCACACACAAGAACAATCACCTTCATTGGGCCGGTTCCCCTTCTGCCGCTCAGGACATCGCTGACGTTTTTACAGTAAAACTATTGTTTGACTTGTGAAGCTGTGAAGTTGCAACTCGCTTTGTTTAGTGTTATTTCTTTGTTAACACctgaacaataaaacaaagcagaaataaTCTCCTGCATATTGTAGGAAGCTGCAGTTCCTCAACTCAGAAGATAAACGTACCTCTAAAAAGTTGATGTTAATGACATGAAATCAGGTAAAGGTGTACTTTGCCTTACTAATTTCATTAATTAGTAAATAATGTATTAAAGGTTGAGCCTTCTCTAGCTTCATAAACCCTTTGGCTTGTATGACAGTGTTAGTGTCATTATTAGTGTTGCAGAAAGTCTCTGACCAGCATCTTCTAAAGCTAAAGCATGTAGCAATAGGATGAGTTACAAACCAAAATATGATTGGCTGATCCAAATGTCTATCTGGATATGGAGTTTAATGGTCACTTGGGAGACAGTAAACTCTGGCTGGACACAGAGCACAGAAGTTCTCTTTTTCTGAAACAAGCTTGTTTTATACCTAAATGTCATAGAGCAGGCCATCAGACATACAGGGCTTggctaaagtattcacaccccttgaagtttttcacattgtgtCTCTTTCAGCCACAAACCTGACgtgttttattggattttatgtcacagaccaacacaaagtaattgtAAAGCCATAAAATggtctttaacattttttacaaatgaaaatataaaaattgtttcatgcattcattgtttttggtcccattttactctgatatccccAAATAAAAACCAATGCAACTCAAGGCCTCCAGAGCTCACCTGATCTGAACTGTGTGTCACTTAATCTGCGTCAAAATGCAGCTGCTCTGTTTCTGATCTCAgaggttctttagagaacattagagaacacgttgtatcatgaagaccaaggaccacagcagacaggtcagagagaatGTTCTGGGGAaggttaaagcagggttaggttctacaacaacatcccaagctttaacatctcccagagctctcaTCAATCCACCATCTGGACATGGAGAcaggatggaccacctgcagacctaccaagacatggaggtccacctaaactgacaggctgggcaagcagagcattaataagccaagaggtccatgggaACTCTGGGAGAGccgcagagatccacagcttaggtgggagaatttgtCCACAGAACAACTTACTAGCTGTGGTGATCTGATCAGAGGAGACCACAGGCAAAAACATGTGTGCCTATGACACTATGTGTGGTAGAAAACAGCCTGAGCTCACTATCCTGTATGATGGTTTACTTCATGCCaagggaatgcttttcttcagcagagatcaagaagctggtcagaagaatggagctaaatccaggacaatcctgtaGCAAAACATGTTGTCTTCTCCAGTCTTCTCCAGCCTGGAGAAGACTGGAGACtaggatggaggttcaccttccagcaggacaaccaccctcaacatacagccagagatacaatggaatggtATAGATCAAATgtaagaatggcctagtcaaagtctggacctaaATCCCTCTGAGAACCTGTATcaggacttgaaaactgatgtttccagatgttttccatccaacctgactgaacTGGAGCTGTTTAGAAAAAATCTCCTGCAGAAACAGGAGCCGCCCCCCGAGGAAGGAATTAACTCAGTGCACCACacttttcaacatttcttcCTACAGTTACACACAAATTATGcagcactttgtgttggtcgatcacataaaatctcagtgAACTCTACTGAAATGTTTGGCTTTAATGTGACGAAATGTAAAAAGCTTCTAGATGCATGAATACTTTAACAAACCAAAGATAAAATGTTCCATTTATTTCTGGGCCCACTCATCCAGTCCAATTTAAttctaaagcacatttaaaacaaccgACGGTTGGCCAAATGCTTTACTCTCAGAGAATAAGTACAAAgagtaaataaagtaaaaacagacataaaacaaCATTAGACAAAACAAGAACTCACACAAGAGAACAAACATCTGATGTTGTGTTAAACGGCAGGGAAATAGATCAGtcttcaaaaataatttaaagcagACACAGGCGACCCTTAGGGGCCATAAAGCTGATGGAGACTGATGGGTTAAAGAAAGAGAAACTTAGAGACTTTCTGGCCTACTTCTCATTCCAGACTGGTAGCAGGTGCTTCTTGATAAGTTCCAGGATAGAGTCCAGCCACATCCAGAAACTGAACGGCTTTCCAGGAATATTCTCCTTTATGAGGAAAACACACATGGAaacagatacagatatgatgaTGGTGCCTGACAGAATGGAAATTACAACACAGGTCACAACAGTTGCTTTTCCACTGACTCTGCAACAATGAAGTCACCATGGTACTTTAGGAGGTCACTTACCTTAGCAAACTTGGACCAGGACACTTGATAGTCACCACATGAGGCATGCTGGCCTAtagaaacacatgaaaatgacaGAAATGTCCTCACTAAcatactaaacaaaaaaaccaaaccaGTGGCAGCAGGTGTCCTGCAAAAGTTTGCTAAGACTCTTAAACTTGCTTTATTTGGGAGTTCAAAGACATAACGAATCCAAATTCCCTTACAGTAGTGATAGAGCAAAGACGTGGCTTCCAGCATCAATTAAATTATAGCAGCTTGTTTTAACACAGCAAGGTCATCAGAAAATGATCTTTGCTGTGTTTGCATTAAGAACGACATTCACAGCCTTTCatgatttcatgttttcataaaGCTGGATCCATCAGGCTTCATGGATAAGCAAAACAGAGTATCATCTGCATAGAATGAAGTAAAAGATATTGAACAGGACTCAGAAGCTGTTCTGAATCACAAGAGCAGTCCTCCACTTTGTTGCCTCATCAGAAacctttatattttttcttgtcattaaatGGCACAGACGTACCCAGCAGCTTTTCTCCCAGCATATCGAGCTGCTCTTTGTTGAGGCCTCGACCAGCGAAGGTGGAGAACTGCCAGCTGAGGACCTCCGAGAGCTGGCTCCAGTTGGCCCGGGGTGGGCTACCGAAAAATCCCAAGTTCTGTGggtaaacaaagacaaaagggATGGAGGTTACCAAAGGGTGCAAAATAAAACATCGATATTAGGCTGAGGGAACACCTCTTGGAAACAAACGTTTGCCATTTTCTAGTCtgctaacattaaaataaacagaatgagTTTCAAAATTGATgtaattttaagaaaaaattttaaaagtttaatattattgGTAATATTGTGCTTTATGCTTTCCAAAAACTTCAAAAACTTCAAATTACAATGCATCCTATTCAACAACAGGCAGTTTCTATAAATTAGTAATTATAAcataactttatttaataaacttgaTTGGATCGGACGctcataaaacatgaaataaaatctaCATAACCAGTCATTTGAGGCATGAGTGATTAACTGCTTCTAGTTTTATAATAAACCTTCACATGATGGCATGGAGCATTTTCAGCTTCCTGAGTGTGGCAGCTCACCCTCGGCTCATCAGTCAGGAGGTTATACCACATGACCGAGGCCCAGCCGCCTGGCAGCTGGCTCACGTTGGAGATCACCACCAATGGCAGGGAACAGGTCTGGGAACAGGAAATTATAAACTCAGTGAGCAACAAAAACAGACACTCCAACAACATGAAAATTGGTTTCCCAGCTGCTGACCTCCAGATCGATGGTGAGGCCCTGCACCGTGAAGCAGGCCTCAAAGCTGAGCGAGTGAAGTTCTTCTGTCACAGAGAGCAGAccctgataaaaaaacaaaaacccccATCAGAATCTGAGCTCACCTAATTCAACAAGATTTAGTGTGCACACCATCACCACAGTGATACTAACACAGAGTCAGGTACTGACAATAATGCTGAGGTACTTCCATTACCTCATTCCCCTTGGTGCCATTGGTGTATTTCTTCTCTTTCAGCTGCTGTAAAACAGAAACTCTGTCAACTTGGAGAAGCTggttgaacattttaaacataactaaatgtgaCATTTCCAACTTCTATTGTTCTGgagtgaatgttttttttcctaccAAGTGTCTAAACTCAACAGAGAGGCAGCCGTTGGAATAATCTTCGATGTCCATCACTTTAGTGTTGTTGGTGAGGATGAAAAACTGTCGACTTctgaggagaaaaattgatGAGCTAAATTTATTCTGAGCATTATCGTTAGTTATTTATTGGAATAATAACTcaatcaaaacacagaaatcatgtgtaaaaaaaaacaaaacatttacactcCTGGGacccagcagcttgtagaacctccccAGTACCAGCAACTCTCAGCAGAACCTTTCTGTCTGACTTTATCAGTCTGTCACGTCATTGTGCATTAATCTTGGCTTATTCTTCTTTCCCAGTTTGCTTCAGTTCCATAAAGTAGACAGATGTTAGTTTCTTCACAACTCTCTGTAGCTCCCTCCACAGCATTTCAGTCAGGTTGAGGTctgcactttgactaggccagtgCAGCAGCTTCATCCCTTATCTTTTTTAGCCTTTCTGTTGTAGATTAGTTTTGGTGTTTGTAATCACAGTTCTGTTGATGACCTggtttggaccaagcttcagaTTTTGGACAGATAGACTTACAGAGAGAAC contains the following coding sequences:
- the LOC124871847 gene encoding signal transducer and activator of transcription 4-like isoform X1, giving the protein MSQWKQIQQLEMRLLEQVDYLYDDNFPMDIRQGLAGWIESQDWDSAVNDESMASVMFTNLQTQLEKVRLQEQNFLQRHNMKIIQQQLQRKYTTNPTAMARVISTCLREERRILSSTCTQEQGALEQSLQNSVAFERQKNMDNRVGIIRNSVQLMEQAVKNIEDMQDDFDFCYKTLQSRESADRTSDMIKQGITRLQEMLNRLDFKRKEILSKMDVVIKEIDDLITSQLRPELQDWKRRQQIAAIGGPMLTGLEQLQSWFTLTAQSLFQIKRQLDKLGELVVKVTYESDPIPLQKPQMEERVKYLIYHLIKSSFVVEKQPCMPTHPQKPLIIKTGVQFTTKVRLLVKLPEVDYQLKVKTTFDKDLPPGRVSRQFFILTNNTKVMDIEDYSNGCLSVEFRHLQLKEKKYTNGTKGNEGLLSVTEELHSLSFEACFTVQGLTIDLETCSLPLVVISNVSQLPGGWASVMWYNLLTDEPRNLGFFGSPPRANWSQLSEVLSWQFSTFAGRGLNKEQLDMLGEKLLGQHASCGDYQVSWSKFAKENIPGKPFSFWMWLDSILELIKKHLLPVWNENYIMGFVSKEMERALLKDREPGTFLLRFSESHLGGITFTWVEHSDNGDVKFNSVEPYTKNRLSALPFADIIRDYKVISNGGVPENPLKFLYPDIPKDEAFGRLYNSQPSKVHPYIPSTLIPISELRSEASSTPRSCPSPEPPMTPGEFDMLSEHLCFDVDTMSSPYSE